Within Hydrogenophaga sp. PAMC20947, the genomic segment AGCCAACACCCACAGCAACAAGGCCAGCGCAGTGAGTGCGAGCGTGGCCCGCTCCACAGATGCGCGCACATTGAGCTTCAGGCCTGGGGTCGCGCTCATGGTGAAGGCAGGGATCACCCGGCCGGCGATCACGCTTTCGATCATCACGATCAGCGACAGGGCGGCGTACAAGGGGGTCAGTGGGAAGATCTCCAGGGTGCCGATCATGGCAAGGTGGAAAGCCCCGTTGGCCAGCGCAAGCAACATCAGCATCGCAGCCAGGGGCAGGTTGCGCCGGTTGCGGGCGCGCAACAGCAAGGTGGTGAGCACCGCGGCCACCAGCAGCAGCAGCAACAGATCCAGCACAGCGTAGAGCGCATACGGCCCGGTCACCGCAGCCACTCGGGCCGCGAGCCACAGAAGGGCCAGTGCACCCAGGGATGCACCACGGGGCGTGGCCAGACCGGTCCAGGCTTTCACCGCGGTCAACAGGAACCCCAGGATGACTGCGATGGCGAAGCCGAACAGCATTTCATGCGCGTGCCAGAGCAGTGTCGGCAGCGCCATCGTGAGGTTCCACTGGCCCAGGAAGAGCGCCACCCACAGCGGGATGGCCGGCAGCGCGAACGAGGCGGCCGCCAGATAGAAAGGGCGAAAACCCAGGCGCAGAACAGGCCAGCCAGGCGCCGTGGTGGCGGGCTGGACAGGTGCTATGGCGTGGCCGGCGATCGGCAAGGAAGTGCGGGACATGGTGTTGTCGGACAGGCGGCGCTCTGTGAGTCGCCGTGGTATTCGTTAATGAAGTATGTTTGATGCATGTTAAAGTTTCTACAACGCAAAAGCAATACACTGCATACATCTTTAAAGGGTTTTATATGCGTCTTGCCGAATACACCGACTACACCTTGCGTGTGCTGATGTACTGCGCGGCCCGGCCTCAGCAGCTGGTCACGATTGGCGAACTCGCGGATCACCACCGGGTCTCGAAGAACCACCTGATGAAGATCGTCAACGATCTGGCGCGGCAGGGCATTCTGGAAACCACACGGGGCCGGGGCGGTGGCCTGCGGTTGATGAAAGACGCGGGCCAGATCCGCGTGGGCGATGTGGTGCGGGCGTCTGAGACCGACTTTCGGCTCGTTGAGTGTTTTGATCCCGAAACCAACCAATGCAATGAGCCCTTCGTGCCGTTTGAAGGGCCTGTTCAGTGATGCGCTGAAGGCGTATCTCAAGGAGCTCGACGGCATGACGCTGGCTGAGCTGACCGCGCCGCTACCGTCCGGGGCCCCCTTTGGCGGTGTGCAAGCCGACGGCATGGCGCAGTCCCGGGTCGCGTCCCCGGTGAGCCGCCGCCAGGCGCCTGACGGGATCAACGTCAAACCCAAATCAAAACCCATGGTCAGAGTGACAAATCAAGACCGCTGATTTCCCAGTTCGCCCACACCGCCTCTTCATCTACCTCAAGGAAACGCCATGTCCCAACCCCATTTGCATCTTCAGCCCGAGGCCATCTATCCGTTCGACGCCCGTGGCGTGGCCAAGCGTTTTCGCCACGCCGCCATTTTTGGTGCGCTGGACTCGCTGCAACCTGGTGAAACCATGCGATTTTCGAACGACCACGACCCGTTGCCCTTGCTGGCCCAGCTCGAACAACGTTATGGCGATCGCATCGGTGTTGTCTACCAACAGCGTGAGCCCGGTGTCATCGTGATCGATTTCAGCGTGCGCTGAGCGCACAGCGCAAAACACCGGTTCTCCCAAAACCCTGAGCCCTTCCAGTGCCTCAGGCGCTGGAAGGGCTCATTCATGGGCGCGCAGGTTGGTGTGCTGTGCGCTCAGTGGGCGTCCGACTGCTTGGCCGCGTCGACCGCCGCCGAGGTATCGCCTTTGCTTCCATTGAAGAAGAGGTTGAGCAACACCGCAGCCATCGACGCCAGCAAGATGCCGGATTCGATCAAGGGATGCACGGCGTGGGGCATCCACTGTTTGAAATTGGGCGCGATCAGCGGAATCATGCCGATCCCGATGGAGATGGCCACGATGAACAGGTTGTTGCGGTTGCTCTTGAAGTCCACATTGGCCAGGATGCGGATACCGGTGGCGGCCACCATGCCAAACATCACCAGACCGGCTCCGCCCAGCACAAACGTGGGCAACGACTCCACCAGCGCGGCCATTTTGGGCAGCAGACCGAGAATGATCAGGATGATGCCGCCGGCCACGCAGACAAAACGGCTTTTGACACCAGTCACACCGACCAGGCCAACGTTTTGTGAAAAGCTGGTGTAGGGGAAGGTGTTGAAGATGCCGCCGATCAGCGTGCCCAGGCCGTCGGTGCGCAGGCCGGCTGAAAGCATCTTCTGATCAATTTTTTTACCGGTCATGTCACCGAGGGCCAGAAACATGCCAGTGGATTCGATCATCACCACGATCATCACCAGACTCATGGTGACGATGAGGATGGGGTCAAAAATGGGGGCCGCGATTTCGAACGGCAGCACCAGATCAAACCAGTTGGCCTTGCCCACTTTCTCGAAGGTCATGAGGCCGGCCGCAGTGGCGACTGCGCCACCGATGATGATGCCGAGCAAGACCGAAATATTGGCAATGAAACCTCGGGCAAATTTGGCGATCAGCAAGATGGAGGTGAGCACGATGGCGGCAATGCCGATGTGGGGCAGCTGGGCGTATTTCGGGTTGGGTACCGAACCCACGATATTCAAGCCCTTGGGCATTTCCGGCACCGCGCCACTGGCGGCGGCCTGTTTGACGGCCTCGAGCCAGGCTGCATTTTCAGGGCTGACAATGCTGGGCGCTGTCGGGCCGAAAGGGTTGCCAAAAATCCAGTTGATGCCCACCCGCATCAGGCTGATGCCGATCACCGCAATGATGGTGCCGGTGACCACCGGCGGGAAATAACGCAGCATGCGGCTGACGATGGGGGCGATCAGGATGGAGATCACGCCCGCGCCAATGATGGAGCCGAAGATCAGCCCTGCGCCCTGCACACCTGGGTTGCTGTTGGCCATGGCCACCATCGGCGCAACAGAGGCAAAGGTCACCCCCATCATCACGGGCAGCTTGATGCCGAACCACTGGGTGGCCCCCAACGACTGGATCAAGGTGACCAGACCGCAGCAAAACAGGTCGGCCGAAATCAGCATCGCCACTTGCTCAGGACTGAGCTTGAGGGCCCGCCCGACGATCAATGGGACCGCAACGGCGCCCGCATACATCACCAAAACATGCTGCAGGCCCAGGGCTGTGAGCTTGCCGGTGGGCAGACGTTCGTCTACCGGGTGAACCGCAGTGGTGGTCATGGATCTTTCCTCATTCGCCGGGCTTGGGGTGGATGGTGGGCAGGTTTTTGGATGGAACGGGCCGCACGCGGGGCCGCTTGATCAAAAAATTGTATACACATTATGTGTACCAAGTGAAGCTGAGGCATGGGGACTTACCCTGTATGCGTGGGGCCCAGTCGCGGTTTCAGAAACCTTTCAGCGGCTGATCGGGCGAAAAAAAATGGGACGCCAAAGCGTCCCATTTCTGTGGTGATCGGCCGTGGCAGGCGGATCAGAGGCATTGGCTGGCGGCGGCCAGGGCTGTCATGTTGAGCACCCGCCGCACGGTGGCCGCAGGCGTCAGGATGTAGGCGGTGCCGGCGCCGCCCATGAGGATGGGGCCCACGGTCACGCCACCGCTGGTGGTGGTCTTGAGCACGTTGTACAGGATGTTGGCGGCGTCGAGGTTGGGGCAGATCAGCAGGTTGGCCGAACCGGACAGCGTGGAGTCTGCGTTGTAGCTGGTGCGGATTTCAGGCTGTAGCGCGGCATCGCCATGCAGTTCACCGTCGCACTCGATCTCGGGATGTTGGGCCACAAACAGGTCGCGGGCCAGGCGCATTTTCCGGGCGCCCGGGCGCTTGGAAGAACCGAAGCTGGAGTGCGACAGGAAGGCTACTTTCGGCGGGATGCCAAAGCGCATCACTTCCTGTGCCGACATCCAGGCGATTTCGGCCAGCTGCTCGGCACTCGGATCTTCGTTGACGTAGGTGTCGGCCACGAAGAGGGGGCCTTTGTCGGTCATGAGCGCGTTGACTGCCGCGTAGTTGGTGGCCCCCGGCTTCTTGCCGATGATGCTGTCGATGCGCTCCAGGTGGGTCATGTAGTTGCCCGCCAGACCGCAGATGAGCGCATCGGCGTCACCCAGCGAGACCATGAGTGAGCCGATGATGGTGTTGGAGCGCCGCACGGCGGCCTTCGCAACCTCGGGCGTGGCGCCATTGCGCGCCATGAGTTTGTGGTACTGCTCCCAGTACTGGCGGAAGCGCGGATCGTCTTCGGGGTTGCAGTTCTCGACGTCCACCCCCAGGCGCATGCGCAGGCCGGCCTTTTCGATGCGCGCGGCGATCACCGCCGGCCGGCCAATCAGGATCGGTGTGGCCAGGTTGTCGTCGATCGCCATCTGGGCGGCGCGCAGCGCACGATCGTCTTCACCATCGGCATAGGCGACGCGCTTTTTGTCTTTGGGCAGTGCTTTGGCTGCGTTGAAGATCGGGCGCATGAGGATACCGGTCTGGTAGACGAAGCGGCCCAGGCTTTCGCGGTAGGCGTCCATGTCTTCGATCGGGCGCGTGGCCACACCGGAATCGGCCGCGGCCTGGGCCACAGCGGGGGCAATCTTCAAGATCAGGCGCGAATCAAACGGCTTGGGGATCAGGTAGTCGGGGCCGAACACCAGCTCCTGGCCAGCGTAGGCGTTGGCCACTTCTTCGCTGGTTTCGCTCTTGACCAGGTCTGCGATCTGGCGCACGCAGGCCAGCTTCATCTCTTCGGTGATGCGGGTGGCGCCGCAGTCCAGCGCACCACGGAAGATGTAGGGGAAACACAGGACGTTGTTGACCTGGTTGGGGTAGTCCGAGCGGCCGGTCGCGATGATGCAGTCGGGCCGGGCAGCTTTGGCCAGCTCCGGCCGGATCTCGGGCTCGGGGTTGGCCAGCGCCAGGATGATGGGCTTGTCGCCCATGGACTTGACCATGTCCACCGTCATCACGCCGGCGGCAGAGCAGCCCAGGAAGACGTCGGCGCCTTTGACCGCATCGGCCAGCGTGCGGTCGCTGGTGACACTGCAGTAACGGCGTTTGGATTCGTCGAGCTTGCCTGACTTGGCATCTTCGCGCTCGGTCTGGATCACGCCTTTGGAGTCACACACCAGGACGTTTTCCACCTTCACGCCCAGGCCCACCATCACGTCCAGGCAGGCAATGGCAGCCGCACCCGCGCCAGAGACCGCCACCTTGACTTTGTCGATGTCTTTTCCCACCAACTCGAGGCCGTTGAGCAGGGCAGCACTGGAGATGATGGCCGTGCCGTGCTGATCGTCGTGGAACACCGGAATGTTCATGCGCTCGCGCAGCTTCTTCTCAATGTAGAAGCACTCGGGCGCTTTGATGTCTTCGAGATTGATACCGCCGAGCGTGGGCTCCAGCGCAGCAATGATGTCGACCAGCTTGTCGGGATCGCGCTCATCGAGTTCGATGTCAAAGACATCGATGCCGGCGAACTTTTTGAACAGGCAGCCTTTGCCCTCCATCACCGGCTTGGACGCCAGTGGGCCGATATCGCCCAGGCCCAGCACGGCCGTGCCGTTCGTGATCACACCGACGAGATTGCCTCGGGATGTGTATTCAGCGGCCAGCGTGGGGTCGGCCTGGATGGCCAGGCAGGGGTAAGCCACACCCGGGGAGTAGGCCAGGGAAAGATCGCGCTGGTTGGACAGGGGTTTGGTGGGGCTGACCGAAATCTTGCCCCTGCTGGGGGAGCGGTGGTATTCGAATGCGGCGTCGCGCAATGCTTGTTCTGCGGGGGTCATGCGGAGTCTCCTGATCGGTTCGTCAAGGTGTCACTGTGACACAAAAAAAAGCCCGCTGGCGAACCGGTGGGCTTTGAAGGGGGTTGCCGGAATGGTCGGCCTCAGGCGGGTTGCAACAGGTCGAGCAGCGTGCGCGCGATCACCTTGGTCGCAGCGCGCAGGTCTCGAAGGTCCAGGCGTTCGTCGGCCCGCTTGGCGTGCGACTCCAGCACGGTGCGTGGACCGGCCCCGTAGATGACACCCGGGATGCCGCGCTCCACATACAGGCGCACATCGGTGTAGAGCGGCGTGCCCAGCGCCGGGATGGCTTCGCCCAGCACGGCCTGCGCATGTTTCTGGATCGCCTGTACCAGTGGCTGGTTGCCTGGCAGCGGTTTCATCGCGCGCGAGAGCAGCAAGCGCTTCACGTCCACGGTGACGCGTTTGCCGCCCCGGGGTGGGTTGAAGCTGCTGGCCGCGTCCTGAATGGTCTGGCGGATGGACGCCTCCACTTCGGCCGGATCTTCTTCCGGGATCATGCGGCGGTCGATGTTGAGCACCACCTTGCCGGGGATCACATTGGTGTTGGTGCCGCCTGCGATCTGGCCCACGTTGAGATAAGGGTGGGTGATGCCTTCGACCTCGGAGGTGATGTTCAGGTAGTCGGCGTTGAGGGCGTAGAGCGCATTGAGGATATGGTTTGTAGCCTGCAACGCATCGGTGCCGGAGTCGGGGATCGCCGCATGCGCCATGTCGCCGTGCACTGTGGCCTGCAGCTGCAGGCAGCCGTTGTGGGCCACCACCACCTGGTAGCTGAAACCGGCGGCAATCATCAGATCGGGCTTGGTGAGGCCTTTGCTCAACAACCAGTCGGGGCCGACCACGCCGCCAAATTCTTCGTCGTAGGTGACGTGCAGTTCCACGCTACCGGCGAGCTTCGCCCCCAGTGATTCGAGAGCGCGGATGGCGAAGGTGAAACTGGCGATGTCGCACTTGCTCACGGCCGTGGCGCGGCCATACATCTTGCCGTCCACGATTTCGCCGCCGTAGGGATCGTGTGTCCAGCCTTCTCCAGGCGGCACCACATCGCCGTGGGCGTTGAGCGCGATGGTTTTGCCGCCGTCACCGTAGCGACGGCGCAGGATCAGGTTGGTGACCGATTCCATGCCAACGGCTTTGACTTCGGCCTCAGGCACGGGGTGCTTCTCGGCGTTGAGGCCCATGGCCGCCAGCAGTTCGGCTGTGCGATCAGCGTGGGGCGCGTTGTTGCCGGGTGGTGTGTCGGTGGGGACACGAACGAGTTCTTGCAGGAACTTCACCTCTTCGTCGAAATGGGCATCGATCCAGGCGTCGATCTGGTCCAGGGCTGTGGTCATGGTGTGGTCTCGGATGGTCGTTGAGATGGAGGGAAGGGCTGATGGGTTTACCGCTGTTCGCCGGCGAGCTGCTGCAGCAGGTGCGAAAACGCATGCACGCACAGGTCCATGTCGTCGCTGGTGGTGGATTCGAGCGGGTTGTGGCTGATGCCGCTGTTGAGGCCGCGCACAAACAACATGGCCTGCGGCATGATTTCGTGCAGCTTCATGGCGTCATGGCCCGCTCCGCTGGGAAGCCGGTAGAGCGGTACGCCCAGCGCGTTCACCGCGTGTTCCCAGCGCTGCTGCCAATCGGGCGCGCTGGGCGCCGCAGAGGCCCGCATGGTTTCTTCCAGCGTGTGGTCCACGCCGCGGCGTTGGCAGATCGCAGCCAGCTCGGCGAGAACGTCGTGGGCCAACGCATCCCGCTGCGTGTCGCTGGGGGCTCGCAAATCGAGGGAAAACCGGCACAGGCCCGGCACCACATTGATGGACCCATTGGGCACGTTCAGCTGACCCATGGTGGCGACCGAGTTGCCGTCTTTCAGGGCACGCTTCTCGATATAGAGCGCCAGCTCGGCCACCGCACAGGCCGCGTCGCGGCGCCGGTTCATGGGGGTGGTTCCTGCGTGGCAGGCCATGCCCGATACTTCGCTCTGGTAACGCACGCTGGCGTTGATCGAAGTGACCACACCCAGCGGGATGTCGAGCTCGCTGAGCACCGGGCCTTGCTCGATGTGCACCTCCACAAAACCGAGGTATTTCGCCGGATCGCGTGTCAAGGTGGCGATGGCTTCCAGTGTGGCGGGGAGGCCCGCGTGTTCCATGGCCGCCCGCATGGAGATGCCGTCGGCATCCTGCTGATCCAGCCAGGCCGGATTGAAGTGCCCGGTGAGGGCGCCCGAACCGAGGAAGGTCGCTTTGTAGCGCTGGCCTTCTTCTTCGGCAAACCCCACCACTTCGATGGCGAACGGCAACCGCTGTTTCGCCGCGTGCAGTTGCTGCACCGCCGCCATGGGCACGTAAATACCCAGGCGGCCGTCGTACTTGCCACCGTTGCGCACGGTGTCGTAGTGGCTGCCGGTGAGCAAGGTCATGGGCCCCACGCTCCGCCGCTGCGCGGGTCGCTGCCCCAGGACCTGGGAGGAACCGGGTCCCTTCCCGATTCCGGGGCGCGTTTCGCCTTGGGGCGGCCCGGCGGCGAAACCGGCTTCGTCCGCTGCGTGGTATGTGCCCACCACATTGCCCACCGCATCGATGTGCACCTCGTCGAAACCGCAGTCGAGCATCTGCTGTTGCAACTGCACGGCGCAGGCGCGGTGCGCGTCCGTCAGGTAGGTCACGGTGAGCTGGCCCGATTCGGCGTAGCCGGGGTCGGTGTGTTGTGCCAGGGCTTCCTGCCAGTCCCACACTTCGTTGCCCAGGGTGGGCTCGAACCCGAACTTGTCGTTCAGGCGG encodes:
- a CDS encoding DUF2249 domain-containing protein, which codes for MSQPHLHLQPEAIYPFDARGVAKRFRHAAIFGALDSLQPGETMRFSNDHDPLPLLAQLEQRYGDRIGVVYQQREPGVIVIDFSVR
- a CDS encoding nucleobase:cation symporter-2 family protein produces the protein MTTTAVHPVDERLPTGKLTALGLQHVLVMYAGAVAVPLIVGRALKLSPEQVAMLISADLFCCGLVTLIQSLGATQWFGIKLPVMMGVTFASVAPMVAMANSNPGVQGAGLIFGSIIGAGVISILIAPIVSRMLRYFPPVVTGTIIAVIGISLMRVGINWIFGNPFGPTAPSIVSPENAAWLEAVKQAAASGAVPEMPKGLNIVGSVPNPKYAQLPHIGIAAIVLTSILLIAKFARGFIANISVLLGIIIGGAVATAAGLMTFEKVGKANWFDLVLPFEIAAPIFDPILIVTMSLVMIVVMIESTGMFLALGDMTGKKIDQKMLSAGLRTDGLGTLIGGIFNTFPYTSFSQNVGLVGVTGVKSRFVCVAGGIILIILGLLPKMAALVESLPTFVLGGAGLVMFGMVAATGIRILANVDFKSNRNNLFIVAISIGIGMIPLIAPNFKQWMPHAVHPLIESGILLASMAAVLLNLFFNGSKGDTSAAVDAAKQSDAH
- a CDS encoding NADP-dependent malic enzyme, translated to MTPAEQALRDAAFEYHRSPSRGKISVSPTKPLSNQRDLSLAYSPGVAYPCLAIQADPTLAAEYTSRGNLVGVITNGTAVLGLGDIGPLASKPVMEGKGCLFKKFAGIDVFDIELDERDPDKLVDIIAALEPTLGGINLEDIKAPECFYIEKKLRERMNIPVFHDDQHGTAIISSAALLNGLELVGKDIDKVKVAVSGAGAAAIACLDVMVGLGVKVENVLVCDSKGVIQTEREDAKSGKLDESKRRYCSVTSDRTLADAVKGADVFLGCSAAGVMTVDMVKSMGDKPIILALANPEPEIRPELAKAARPDCIIATGRSDYPNQVNNVLCFPYIFRGALDCGATRITEEMKLACVRQIADLVKSETSEEVANAYAGQELVFGPDYLIPKPFDSRLILKIAPAVAQAAADSGVATRPIEDMDAYRESLGRFVYQTGILMRPIFNAAKALPKDKKRVAYADGEDDRALRAAQMAIDDNLATPILIGRPAVIAARIEKAGLRMRLGVDVENCNPEDDPRFRQYWEQYHKLMARNGATPEVAKAAVRRSNTIIGSLMVSLGDADALICGLAGNYMTHLERIDSIIGKKPGATNYAAVNALMTDKGPLFVADTYVNEDPSAEQLAEIAWMSAQEVMRFGIPPKVAFLSHSSFGSSKRPGARKMRLARDLFVAQHPEIECDGELHGDAALQPEIRTSYNADSTLSGSANLLICPNLDAANILYNVLKTTTSGGVTVGPILMGGAGTAYILTPAATVRRVLNMTALAAASQCL
- a CDS encoding ArgE/DapE family deacylase, giving the protein MTTALDQIDAWIDAHFDEEVKFLQELVRVPTDTPPGNNAPHADRTAELLAAMGLNAEKHPVPEAEVKAVGMESVTNLILRRRYGDGGKTIALNAHGDVVPPGEGWTHDPYGGEIVDGKMYGRATAVSKCDIASFTFAIRALESLGAKLAGSVELHVTYDEEFGGVVGPDWLLSKGLTKPDLMIAAGFSYQVVVAHNGCLQLQATVHGDMAHAAIPDSGTDALQATNHILNALYALNADYLNITSEVEGITHPYLNVGQIAGGTNTNVIPGKVVLNIDRRMIPEEDPAEVEASIRQTIQDAASSFNPPRGGKRVTVDVKRLLLSRAMKPLPGNQPLVQAIQKHAQAVLGEAIPALGTPLYTDVRLYVERGIPGVIYGAGPRTVLESHAKRADERLDLRDLRAATKVIARTLLDLLQPA
- the uraD gene encoding 2-oxo-4-hydroxy-4-carboxy-5-ureidoimidazoline decarboxylase, with amino-acid sequence MSITLEQLNAASLAEAMQMLDGLYEHSPWIAELAMAKRPVISLAALKHAMVQVLNAAGLDAQLALIRAHPELAGKAMVSKTLTAESSNEQNKAGLTECTPDEFAHIQRLNVDYNAKFGFPFILAVRGPRGTGLPKAEIITTFERRLHNPVDFERDECLRNIHRIAEIRLNDKFGFEPTLGNEVWDWQEALAQHTDPGYAESGQLTVTYLTDAHRACAVQLQQQMLDCGFDEVHIDAVGNVVGTYHAADEAGFAAGPPQGETRPGIGKGPGSSQVLGQRPAQRRSVGPMTLLTGSHYDTVRNGGKYDGRLGIYVPMAAVQQLHAAKQRLPFAIEVVGFAEEEGQRYKATFLGSGALTGHFNPAWLDQQDADGISMRAAMEHAGLPATLEAIATLTRDPAKYLGFVEVHIEQGPVLSELDIPLGVVTSINASVRYQSEVSGMACHAGTTPMNRRRDAACAVAELALYIEKRALKDGNSVATMGQLNVPNGSINVVPGLCRFSLDLRAPSDTQRDALAHDVLAELAAICQRRGVDHTLEETMRASAAPSAPDWQQRWEHAVNALGVPLYRLPSGAGHDAMKLHEIMPQAMLFVRGLNSGISHNPLESTTSDDMDLCVHAFSHLLQQLAGEQR